The proteins below are encoded in one region of Pogoniulus pusillus isolate bPogPus1 unplaced genomic scaffold, bPogPus1.pri scaffold_78_arrow_ctg1, whole genome shotgun sequence:
- the LOC135174558 gene encoding protein disulfide-isomerase TMX3-like, translating into MSYLWGELTIRTTVALNASNQQCLLPDRHLEKTEDMVKFMKDILDGAAEAQAGDGLLQRSKRVIYEAKAAVMVEFIAYSVR; encoded by the exons atGAGCTACCTGTGGGG CGAGCTGACCATCCGTACTACCgtcgccttgaatgcctccaaccagcagtgtttgctgccagaCAGGCACCTTGAGAAGACAGAGGACATGGTTAAGTTCATGAAGGATatcttggatggtgctgctgaa gcacaggctggtgatGGACTTCTGCAACGAAGCAAGAGAGTCATCTATGAGGCCAAGGCTGCTGTAATGGTAGAGTTCATTGCTTATTCAGTGAGGTGA